Within Burkholderia cepacia GG4, the genomic segment AGCGGCTGGGCGCGGACGTCGAGCGGCGTCGTGTCGATGATGCGGTCGTTCGTGGCCATGGGCATCGCGAAGGGCGCGCGATGCGGACGTTCCTGGCGGGGCTCGGGCACGGGGCCAGTCCGGTCTGTTCCGTTATCGCGACGCAGTTGTCGTGATGGCGGCGGTCGCTGTGCATCTTGCGATGCATCCGGCGTGCCGCCGCCGTTTTCAACACGTTAGCCGCACGGCCGACGAAGGCGAACGAAGCAATTTCGATAAGGATTTCGCGGGGGAGGTCAGAAGGGTTGCAGGGGGAGTGGGGTGGGGGGAGTGAAGCGATCGGGGGCTATCAGCCTTGGCAGCAATCGGCCAAGACGCGACACTCAACCGGACTGTCAAATGGATGTTCGTGCGACTGCTTCTATCCCGCCAAGGGCCGTTCGCCAGTGAATAATGCGTCAAGTTCGTTGGTTGTCGCAGTTCTTCGATACCGCACAGCAGCATCGCGGTCGAACGACTGTTTTCGGAGGATGACGCGATTTCTACACGTCCTGCCGAGACCACTGCCACCGGACCTATGTAGAATCGAGCCAATTATAAGAGGCGGTTACTCGGGGACTGATCAACATGCCACGACATCGTATTACGAGCATTCGTTTCTCTCGCTACAAGGCGTTTAACAACTTTTCAGTAGCGATCGAAGACTTCAATGTCCTTGTCGGACCGAACAACGCCGGCAAATCGACGATAATTGGCTCCCTTCGCATCTTGTCGGAGGGCCTTCGCCGGGCTAGGGCAAAGGCGCCAGTGCCGGTTGACGTTCCGGGATATGTTGGGTGGGCCTATCCGATTAGCATCGAAGGTCTACCTATTGCGGCAGAGAACATTTTCTACGAGTACGACGATAGCCGCCCCGCCAGAGTCGAGTTCCGTCTGTCAAATGCGAATCGGCTCATCCTGCACTTCCCGTCACAAGGGGCATGTATTCTGATTGCTGAGACGACGAAGCAGCCAGTCCGACAACCTCGCAACTTTAAGGAAGCATTCGATGTTGAGATAGGCTTCGTTCCGGTACTCGGTCCTGTCGATCAGCACGAAAAACTTTTCAAAAAGGAAGCAGCGCGCTTAGCGCTTCTAACCGCCACAGCGTCACGCAATTTCCGAAACGTTTGGTTTCACTACCCAGAAGGATTTGACGAGTTTAGAGATACCGTACAAAAAACGTGGCCCGGGATGGATATCCAGGCACCAGAATTCAATGGCGAGCATCTAGTGATGTTTTGCCCGGAAGGAAGAACACCGCGAGAACTATGTTGGACGGGCTATGGCTTTCAGGTTTGGTGTCAAATGCTGACCCAGATTCTGAAGGCAAAGTACGCATCGTTGCTGGTGATTGACGAGCCTGACATTTATCTTCATTCTGATCTGCAACGACAGCTCATCTCTCTCCTTCGAGATCTCGGCCCGGACATTCTCATCGCAACGCATTCAACAGAAATGATTGCTGAATGCGAACCGACAAGCCTACTTGCAATTAGCAAAGAGCGTCAGAGCGCGAAGCGCGTTGCAGACATCGGGCAGCTCAAATATCTGTTCGGTGCGTTGGGATCCAACTTGAATCCCACATTGACACAATTGGCTAAGACAAAGCGCGTCTTGTTTGTAGAAGGGCACGACACACAGATTTTGTGCGTGTTTGCCCGAGTACTCGGTTTCCACAGGGTGGCAAATCGTTCAGATTTCGCTGTGATGATGATGGAGGGATTTAACCCAGCGAGAGCGATCGACTTGGCTGAGGGCATAGATGCAGCCGTTGGCAGTCGAGTATTGAGATCGGTGGTTCTAGACCGTGATTACAGAACGCAGGAAGAAATTGACGCTGTTCTTAAACGCCTGGAAAAGAAT encodes:
- a CDS encoding ATP-dependent nuclease → MPRHRITSIRFSRYKAFNNFSVAIEDFNVLVGPNNAGKSTIIGSLRILSEGLRRARAKAPVPVDVPGYVGWAYPISIEGLPIAAENIFYEYDDSRPARVEFRLSNANRLILHFPSQGACILIAETTKQPVRQPRNFKEAFDVEIGFVPVLGPVDQHEKLFKKEAARLALLTATASRNFRNVWFHYPEGFDEFRDTVQKTWPGMDIQAPEFNGEHLVMFCPEGRTPRELCWTGYGFQVWCQMLTQILKAKYASLLVIDEPDIYLHSDLQRQLISLLRDLGPDILIATHSTEMIAECEPTSLLAISKERQSAKRVADIGQLKYLFGALGSNLNPTLTQLAKTKRVLFVEGHDTQILCVFARVLGFHRVANRSDFAVMMMEGFNPARAIDLAEGIDAAVGSRVLRSVVLDRDYRTQEEIDAVLKRLEKNGFASHVHARKEIENYLLNSAAIGRAVGARLKEQAQRTGKPELDVPDIDAILALALDETRQKLFGQLQARAVDYARDIKSGVDNATVMGQVLAELEKKWATLEGRCALAPGKEVFARLNTELQRTVKISVSALQVAAAFRAGEVPADLRALIESIAWFSEQAAPD